A genomic segment from Aquila chrysaetos chrysaetos chromosome 11, bAquChr1.4, whole genome shotgun sequence encodes:
- the SRGN gene encoding serglycin: MPAKMQLLIRCNGRIFLAICLILFVGYTAQGAPAQKARYKRVRCRPDAWSANCIEEKGPWFHMPTGGANRILPPMADPSLMKRYQELGDIFPLSDEESGSGSDVAVEAEPASGSGLGDGDSFSEAKLPVFLAGPRGSKLKQKLTEEDLLL; encoded by the exons ATGCCGGCCAAAATGCAGCTCCTTATCAGATGTAATGGGAGGATTTTCCTGGCTATTTGTTTAATCCTCTTTGTGGGATACACAGCACAAG GTGCTCCGGCGCAGAAGGCAAGGTACAAGAGAGTGAGGTGCCGACCCGACGCCTGGTCCGCTAACTGCATCGAAGAGAAGGGGCCCTGGTTTCACATGCCCACCGGCGGAGCCAACAGGATCCTTCCTCCCATGGCAGACCCGTCCCT GATGAAGCGATACCAGGAGCTGGGCGACATATTCCCACTCTCAGACGAGGAGTCCGGCTCTGGGTCCGACGTCGCGGTGGAAGCGGAGCCAGCCTCCGGGTCGGGTCTTGGCGATGGCGACAGCTTCTCCGAAGCGAAGCTGCCCGTCTTCTTAGCGGGCCCACGAGGTAGCAAGCTGAAGCAAAAACTAACGGAGGAGGATCTGCTCCTGTAG